Proteins from a genomic interval of Clostridium cochlearium:
- a CDS encoding methyl-accepting chemotaxis protein encodes MKKFNIFRKNACSENKQCYEANNIIEYVEEKMKGNKTPEPKVQYPIHVKLLNNYKKLFSNEEIMSSSAKNLLDINASLSDFDVEMSSISHELIDFAEKMSQLSESNLAVVEEITASMNQVNHTIEDTSKTLEHLSISSKDLIEENHKSLTEIEDINNLKEEVMNNANIMSSQTNLLALNASIEAARAGEHGKGFAVVAQEIRKLADDTKGSLQNMRNFVSNIQNTSREGKKSMDNTISSTEKMSKKIDAITYTTKSNVDMLENSVKSIYEINEAMSGINVAATEINKAMDTSTQDAEKLSLMTNTIHDDALKSANYAKKISDIDNLLTEVLKEMIDGLKGTSNAISNEEFLQYIEKAKKAHKNWLEKLRTIVNEMRIYPLQTNGNKCAFGHFYNSIQATHPSILDEWKNIDGIHKKFHTLGDKVLEAVKEENQHEAKEYYDYAEKISKEIFNSMDKIISEVKKQTEKGVQLFQ; translated from the coding sequence TTGAAAAAGTTTAATATTTTTAGAAAAAATGCATGTTCTGAAAACAAGCAATGTTATGAGGCAAATAATATTATTGAATATGTAGAAGAGAAAATGAAAGGCAATAAAACTCCAGAGCCAAAGGTTCAATATCCTATACATGTTAAATTATTAAATAATTATAAAAAACTTTTTTCTAATGAAGAAATTATGTCATCTTCAGCAAAAAATTTATTAGATATAAATGCATCTTTAAGTGATTTTGATGTAGAAATGTCTAGTATTTCCCATGAATTAATTGATTTTGCAGAAAAAATGTCACAACTTAGCGAATCAAATCTAGCAGTAGTAGAGGAAATTACAGCTAGTATGAATCAAGTTAATCATACTATAGAAGATACTTCTAAAACTTTAGAACATCTATCCATATCTTCTAAGGATTTAATAGAGGAAAATCATAAAAGTCTTACTGAAATTGAAGATATCAATAATTTAAAAGAAGAAGTAATGAATAATGCAAATATTATGAGCAGTCAAACAAATCTATTAGCTTTAAATGCATCCATTGAAGCTGCACGTGCAGGAGAACATGGTAAAGGATTTGCGGTAGTGGCTCAAGAGATTCGTAAATTAGCGGATGATACCAAAGGAAGTCTTCAAAATATGAGGAATTTTGTAAGTAACATCCAAAATACCTCTAGAGAAGGAAAAAAGAGTATGGATAATACAATATCTTCTACGGAAAAGATGAGTAAAAAAATTGATGCTATAACGTATACTACAAAAAGTAATGTGGACATGCTTGAGAACTCAGTTAAAAGTATATATGAAATTAATGAAGCTATGAGTGGCATAAATGTAGCTGCAACAGAAATCAATAAAGCTATGGATACATCTACTCAGGATGCAGAAAAATTAAGCCTTATGACCAATACTATTCATGATGATGCATTGAAAAGTGCAAATTATGCAAAGAAAATTTCTGACATAGATAATTTATTAACAGAGGTTTTAAAAGAAATGATAGATGGACTTAAAGGTACTAGCAATGCTATTAGTAATGAAGAATTTTTACAGTATATAGAAAAGGCAAAAAAAGCTCATAAAAATTGGCTAGAAAAGTTAAGAACTATTGTAAATGAAATGAGAATATATCCTCTACAAACTAACGGGAACAAATGTGCATTTGGTCATTTTTACAACTCTATACAAGCAACACACCCTTCAATTTTAGATGAATGGAAAAATATTGACGGTATCCATAAAAAATTTCATACTTTAGGTGATAAAGTATTAGAAGCGGTAAAGGAAGAAAACCAACATGAAGCTAAAGAGTATTATGATTATGCTGAAAAGATATCAAAAGAAATATTTAATAGTATGGATAAAATAATATCAGAGGTGAAAAAGCAAACTGAAAAAGGTGTACAATTATTTCAGTAA
- a CDS encoding transposase translates to MFLLPRTRRQKSEDAIYHVMIRSITEVSLFEKHEDKIRYLNKMREYQKQYGFKVYAYCLMTNHGHFIIDSNGADISKIMHGLNFSYAINFNKINKRRGPLFQDRFKSKIVDTQRYLITLSAYIHNNVLDITGYEKCPEKYKYSSLKVYLGLEKDSTGLLDEAFIMQYFSNNVKEARENYAKLVYICDDEKIKNELEFQDEETEYRSDRTIIVRDFEPDEILKFIEKETGIDKIMCHVKNNKNSKIVKALASLLMRSLCNYRCKDICKVLGNIAQSTVSRLCSIGVELISTEDKYKNIINKFISEHRDSKALACT, encoded by the coding sequence GTGTTTTTATTGCCAAGAACAAGAAGACAAAAATCAGAAGATGCTATATATCATGTAATGATAAGAAGTATAACGGAGGTATCCCTATTTGAGAAACATGAAGATAAAATTAGATATTTAAATAAAATGAGAGAATATCAAAAACAATATGGTTTTAAAGTTTATGCATATTGCTTAATGACAAATCATGGACATTTTATAATAGATTCTAATGGTGCAGATATATCAAAAATAATGCATGGACTAAATTTTAGTTATGCAATAAATTTTAATAAAATTAATAAAAGAAGGGGACCTTTATTTCAAGACAGATTCAAAAGTAAAATAGTGGATACACAAAGATATCTTATTACATTGTCTGCCTACATTCATAACAATGTGTTAGACATAACAGGATATGAAAAATGCCCAGAAAAGTATAAATACTCAAGTTTGAAAGTATACTTAGGTCTTGAAAAAGATTCTACAGGTCTTTTAGATGAAGCGTTTATAATGCAGTATTTTAGTAATAATGTAAAAGAAGCCAGAGAAAACTATGCTAAATTAGTTTACATATGTGATGATGAAAAAATAAAAAATGAACTAGAATTTCAAGATGAGGAAACGGAATACAGGAGTGATAGAACGATAATAGTAAGAGACTTTGAGCCTGATGAAATACTAAAATTTATTGAAAAAGAAACAGGAATAGACAAAATAATGTGTCATGTAAAAAACAATAAAAATTCAAAAATTGTAAAAGCGCTAGCTTCGCTGCTAATGAGAAGTCTTTGCAATTATAGATGCAAGGATATATGTAAAGTCTTAGGAAACATTGCTCAATCAACAGTATCAAGACTTTGTTCTATTGGAGTTGAACTTATATCCACAGAAGACAAATATAAAAACATAATAAATAAGTTTATTTCGGAACATAGAGATTCCAAAGCGCTAGCTTGTACATAA
- the trhA gene encoding PAQR family membrane homeostasis protein TrhA has product MNGKRIFREPINGFTHLFGALVSLVGLILLIAKVLSSPYGNNLQLTAAITFGVSLIFLYTASSVYHLVNSTEKIIAFLRRLDHSMIFILIAGTYTPVCLIALSGHLRWIILISVWTMAISGVLFKMIWFNLPRWVSTAFYIFMGWFVIFFIKPIAYSISSLGILWLILGGVFYTIGAIIYAAKPRKLKFKHFGFHEIFHIFILLGSFSHYICIFRYVL; this is encoded by the coding sequence ATGAATGGAAAAAGAATTTTTAGAGAACCTATAAATGGGTTTACTCATCTATTTGGAGCATTGGTTTCATTAGTTGGATTAATACTGCTTATAGCAAAAGTCTTAAGCTCACCTTATGGTAATAATCTTCAGCTTACAGCAGCTATCACATTTGGCGTAAGTCTTATATTTTTGTATACAGCAAGTTCTGTATATCATTTAGTAAATTCCACAGAAAAAATAATAGCTTTTTTAAGAAGATTAGATCATTCTATGATATTTATTTTAATAGCTGGAACATATACTCCAGTATGTTTAATTGCACTTAGTGGACATTTAAGATGGATTATACTTATATCGGTATGGACTATGGCGATTTCAGGAGTGTTATTTAAAATGATATGGTTTAACTTGCCAAGGTGGGTTTCCACAGCTTTTTATATATTTATGGGATGGTTTGTAATATTTTTCATAAAACCTATAGCTTACTCTATAAGTAGTTTAGGTATATTATGGCTTATTTTAGGAGGCGTTTTTTATACCATAGGTGCAATTATTTATGCAGCTAAACCACGCAAATTAAAATTTAAACATTTTGGTTTTCATGAGATATTTCATATATTTATACTTTTAGGAAGCTTTAGTCACTATATTTGTATATTTAGATATGTATTATAG
- a CDS encoding YjgB family protein — protein sequence MIKKLTSLILTIGILFTFTSCTIKENNKDINNNSTSIENNTNKEDKSHLMLISEIKNKAETGGIINSEFKAGINIIDDVTNSLGEANSSNYIANAKGTYYTFDKHNVVFGCNKGGAIFEARSFDSRINNLNLENIKKVYGKPDYNIVTENKERIIGYKINDNYKILFVFSKGTEVNPKLHHYSVLYPKGTINSMASNPGRQW from the coding sequence ATGATAAAAAAATTAACAAGCTTAATACTAACAATAGGAATATTATTTACTTTTACTTCTTGTACTATTAAAGAAAATAATAAGGATATAAATAATAATTCAACTTCAATTGAAAATAATACAAATAAAGAAGATAAATCTCACTTAATGCTTATATCTGAAATTAAAAATAAAGCTGAAACTGGCGGGATAATAAACAGTGAATTTAAAGCTGGTATTAATATTATAGATGATGTTACAAACTCTTTAGGAGAAGCTAACTCAAGTAATTATATAGCTAATGCCAAAGGTACTTATTATACTTTTGATAAACATAATGTAGTATTCGGATGTAACAAAGGTGGTGCAATATTTGAAGCGAGATCCTTTGATTCTAGAATTAACAATTTGAATCTAGAAAATATAAAAAAAGTTTATGGAAAGCCTGATTACAATATAGTGACCGAAAATAAAGAAAGAATTATTGGATATAAAATAAATGACAATTATAAAATTCTATTTGTATTCTCAAAAGGAACTGAAGTCAATCCTAAACTTCATCATTATTCAGTTTTATATCCAAAAGGTACTATAAATTCAATGGCTAGTAACCCAGGGCGCCAATGGTAA
- a CDS encoding DUF1836 domain-containing protein — translation MKDYKNEILETIKDLNLNETIPLSDIPKIYLYMDQVITLFENALSKTKRNKDDKILTKTMINNYTKDKLLMPADKKKYSTDHIIMMILIYNLKQILSINDIKLLLNKLVEKFNTDNDSIDLENFYKHFLHIQNIETNNFYKIIEDKLNFILDDKFNIDGDEDYSRLVIIILTLVYNANMYKRLAENLIDKYCC, via the coding sequence ATGAAAGATTATAAAAATGAAATATTAGAAACTATAAAAGATTTAAATTTAAATGAAACAATACCATTATCAGATATCCCCAAAATATATTTATACATGGATCAAGTTATAACCTTATTCGAAAATGCTCTTAGCAAAACTAAAAGGAATAAGGATGATAAAATTTTAACTAAAACCATGATAAATAATTATACAAAAGATAAACTACTTATGCCTGCAGATAAAAAAAAGTACTCAACTGATCATATTATAATGATGATTCTAATATATAATTTAAAGCAAATTCTATCTATAAATGATATAAAACTTTTATTAAATAAATTAGTAGAAAAATTTAATACAGACAATGATAGTATCGACTTAGAAAATTTTTACAAACATTTCTTGCATATTCAAAATATAGAAACAAACAACTTTTATAAAATTATAGAAGATAAATTAAATTTTATATTAGATGATAAATTCAATATAGATGGTGACGAGGATTATTCTAGACTTGTTATAATAATACTTACACTTGTATACAATGCAAACATGTATAAGCGTTTAGCAGAAAATCTTATTGATAAATATTGTTGTTAG